A stretch of Lathyrus oleraceus cultivar Zhongwan6 chromosome 6, CAAS_Psat_ZW6_1.0, whole genome shotgun sequence DNA encodes these proteins:
- the LOC127094814 gene encoding uncharacterized protein LOC127094814 — translation MPTYSKFMKDIISKRRTADTNLIILTKTCSAILQGMKIPIKKKDRGAVTIPCTIGDRSFKKALINLGASVSLMPLAIYNKHGIGAVQDTRMTLHFADHSVKKLCGIVEDVLVKIEKFVFPVDFVILEMLEDEEILIILGIPFLETGRCLINIKEGTMTLKVYDEELKIGVRNTMRYKDDICTRHTI, via the coding sequence atgcctacttattccaagttcatgaaggacatcaTTTCGAAGAGGCGTACTGCCGACACCAACCTGATTATTCTAACCaaaacttgtagtgctattttacagggtatgaagattccgaTAAAGAAGAAAGATCGAGGAGCTGTCACCATCCCGTGTACTATTGGAGATAGGTCATTCAAAAAAGCTCTTATTAATCtgggagctagtgtgagtctcaTGCCGTTAGCCATTTATAATAAACATGGTATAGGGGCTGTGCAAGATACCAGGATGACACTCCATTTCGCTGATCATTCGGTCAAGAAACTGTGTGGTATTGTTGAAGATGTTCTGGTGAAAATTGAAAAGTTTGTAtttccggtggattttgtaatTCTTGAAATGCTTGAAGATGAAGAGATCCTTATCATTCTTGGGATACCCTTTTTAGAAACGGGAAGGTGCTTGATCAACATAAAAGAAGGGACTATGACGTTGAAGGTTTATGATGAGGAATTGAAAATTGGTGTTCGAAACACCATGAGGTACAAGGATGATATTTGTACCAGACATACTATATAG